In Listeria cossartiae subsp. cossartiae, the following proteins share a genomic window:
- the cesR gene encoding response regulator CesR has translation MTTSILIADDDKEIVDLVKLYLQNEGYTIYQAYDGAEVWRLVQEKQPTLVILDIMMPEMNGLEVCRLMRDNGILTPILMLSAKAEDNDKIMGLLTGADDYMVKPFNPLELSVRVKAILRRMQQMSQAEPASQDKVVIGPIVVDRGLHVVTVSGKELHLTTSEFDILFLLASEPGRVFSSEYIFEKIWQEKALGASKTVMVHISNLRDKLREAMGGENVIKTIWGVGYKIEI, from the coding sequence ATGACAACTTCTATTTTAATTGCTGATGATGACAAAGAAATTGTTGATTTAGTGAAATTATATTTACAAAATGAAGGATATACGATTTATCAAGCGTACGATGGTGCGGAAGTATGGCGTTTAGTACAAGAAAAACAGCCAACTTTAGTGATTTTAGATATAATGATGCCTGAAATGAACGGCTTAGAAGTATGCCGATTAATGAGAGATAATGGGATTTTGACACCGATTTTAATGCTGAGCGCAAAAGCAGAAGATAACGATAAAATTATGGGGCTATTAACAGGGGCGGATGATTATATGGTCAAACCGTTCAACCCATTAGAGCTTTCTGTACGCGTAAAAGCGATTCTAAGACGAATGCAGCAAATGAGCCAAGCGGAACCTGCTAGCCAAGATAAAGTGGTCATCGGGCCTATCGTGGTCGACCGTGGATTGCATGTAGTAACCGTTAGCGGCAAAGAACTGCATTTGACGACTTCTGAGTTTGATATTTTATTTTTATTAGCAAGTGAACCTGGTCGCGTCTTTAGTTCCGAATATATTTTCGAGAAAATTTGGCAAGAGAAAGCGCTCGGAGCAAGTAAAACGGTCATGGTTCATATCAGTAATTTGCGGGATAAATTGCGCGAGGCGATGGGCGGAGAAAACGTGATTAAGACCATTTGGGGAGTAGGGTACAAAATTGAAATCTAA
- a CDS encoding cation diffusion facilitator family transporter — MNHSNLTILSVCSNFVIVVLKLIVGFFTGSVAVISEGIHSSMDLFASIITFFSIRISNQPADEDHPYGHGKAENIAGTIETLLIFVAGIWIIVESVNKLVNPHEIRFPALGIMVMLFGAIINIIVSRVIKKAADEANSVAMKSNALHLYTDVFTSLGIALSLFLVYITGWLWLDPVIAILTAFYIMYEAYKLLKESFPPLMDKRLSADEEEAIKQIILAHKTKFIEFHDFRSRRAGAEEYIDFHLVVSSTMTIESAHSLCDEIEAEIMNFYAKAEVLIHLEPEEERVFTRV; from the coding sequence ATGAACCATTCTAATCTTACTATTTTATCTGTGTGTAGTAATTTTGTAATTGTTGTACTTAAATTGATTGTCGGCTTTTTTACAGGTTCTGTGGCAGTGATTTCGGAAGGGATTCACTCGTCAATGGACTTATTTGCGTCAATCATCACTTTCTTCTCGATTCGGATTTCTAATCAACCGGCCGATGAAGATCATCCATATGGACATGGAAAAGCAGAAAATATTGCGGGAACGATTGAAACGTTACTTATTTTTGTGGCGGGGATTTGGATTATTGTTGAATCGGTTAATAAACTAGTGAATCCACACGAAATTCGTTTTCCGGCGCTTGGTATTATGGTGATGCTATTTGGTGCTATCATTAATATTATTGTGTCACGTGTGATAAAAAAAGCGGCAGATGAAGCGAATTCGGTTGCGATGAAATCGAATGCGTTACATTTGTATACAGACGTTTTCACTTCACTTGGTATTGCGCTTAGTTTGTTCCTTGTATACATAACGGGCTGGCTTTGGTTAGATCCAGTCATTGCGATTTTAACGGCGTTTTACATCATGTACGAGGCATATAAACTGCTAAAAGAGTCTTTCCCACCATTAATGGATAAACGTTTATCTGCTGATGAAGAAGAGGCTATTAAACAGATTATTTTAGCGCATAAAACAAAATTTATTGAATTTCATGATTTTCGTTCGAGACGGGCGGGCGCAGAAGAATATATTGATTTCCATTTAGTTGTATCTTCCACGATGACGATTGAAAGTGCGCATTCGCTTTGTGATGAAATTGAGGCAGAGATTATGAATTTTTATGCGAAAGCGGAAGTTCTAATCCACCTAGAGCCAGAAGAAGAACGCGTTTTTACTAGAGTTTGA
- a CDS encoding thioredoxin family protein has protein sequence MCGSCQIASRLVDVVLEADSIKHEVAKVDLNYVPEIAQTLEITSVPALVKFKNGKPADLSYQLHDATAIFEFLYSK, from the coding sequence ATGTGTGGTAGCTGCCAGATAGCAAGTCGATTGGTAGACGTGGTTTTGGAGGCAGACAGCATTAAGCATGAAGTCGCAAAAGTTGACTTGAATTACGTGCCTGAAATTGCGCAAACCCTTGAAATCACTTCTGTCCCGGCGCTAGTGAAATTTAAGAATGGTAAGCCAGCAGATTTGAGTTATCAATTACATGATGCAACCGCTATTTTTGAATTCCTGTATAGCAAGTAA
- the gcvH gene encoding glycine cleavage system protein GcvH — protein sequence MSLPKDLLYTEEHEWVKADGGSYVIGITDFAQDQLGDIVFVELPEVGDTVTKGDSIGSIESVKTVSDFYAPVTGKVVAVNETLEDEPELINSNPYDTGWILKLEEVEEADVAALLSSDDYEKVLD from the coding sequence ATGAGTTTACCAAAAGACTTATTGTACACAGAAGAACATGAATGGGTGAAAGCAGACGGCGGTAGTTACGTTATTGGGATTACGGATTTTGCTCAAGATCAATTAGGGGATATCGTGTTTGTTGAATTGCCAGAAGTTGGCGATACTGTAACAAAAGGCGACTCGATTGGGAGCATTGAATCTGTAAAAACAGTATCTGATTTTTACGCACCAGTAACTGGTAAAGTAGTTGCTGTTAATGAAACGTTAGAAGATGAACCAGAACTAATTAATAGTAATCCATACGATACAGGCTGGATTTTAAAACTTGAAGAAGTGGAAGAAGCAGACGTTGCGGCTCTTTTATCAAGTGATGATTACGAAAAAGTATTAGATTAA
- a CDS encoding arsenate reductase family protein: MINFYWYPKCSTCKKAKAWLENENVDFKEVDIKTETPTAAELQQWHEASGLPIRRFFNTSGIKYRELGLKDKLDTLSPEEAYELLASDGMLIKRPLTTNGKEVTLGFKEGDFEATWK, encoded by the coding sequence ATGATTAATTTTTATTGGTATCCAAAATGTAGCACCTGCAAGAAAGCAAAAGCATGGCTTGAGAATGAAAACGTTGATTTTAAAGAAGTAGACATTAAGACTGAAACCCCGACTGCCGCAGAATTACAACAATGGCATGAAGCTAGCGGGCTTCCAATCCGTCGTTTCTTTAACACTAGTGGTATTAAATACCGCGAACTAGGACTGAAAGACAAACTCGATACACTTTCGCCGGAAGAAGCTTATGAATTACTTGCTTCAGATGGTATGTTAATCAAACGACCATTAACTACGAATGGCAAAGAAGTAACGCTTGGTTTTAAAGAAGGCGATTTTGAAGCAACTTGGAAATAG
- the rodA gene encoding rod shape-determining protein RodA, whose protein sequence is MNQQNKLAGRIDYGIVLSMMLLMIISLVSIYSAQLTNNQYDANFVVKQGMWFVVSTFAIIVVMQLDYDRLTKWAYYFYGLGLFLLVFVLLFGKEVKGAKSWIVIPFLGNIQPSEVVKVILIVVLAKVIWDHNRTYKVHNLKMDAWLLIKIGVFTLVPLILIMLQPDLGTALVFIAIMSGMILISGITWKIIVPLFGSIAAIGTALIWMVIYHQNWLTSLGFKPYQFERITTWINPENDPQGGGYQVLRAMTAIGSGQISGNGAGYDAIAIPENHNDFIFTIVAGDYGFIGASILLAIYFLLIYQIIRVALDVAVPFYSYICTGVVMMLMFHVLENVGMNIGLLPITGIPLPFISYGGSALLGNMMAVGLVLGIRFNFKKSMFEVKQENQVS, encoded by the coding sequence ATGAATCAACAAAATAAACTAGCTGGACGCATTGATTACGGGATTGTTTTATCGATGATGTTACTTATGATAATCAGTTTGGTGTCCATTTATAGTGCGCAATTAACAAATAATCAATACGATGCAAACTTTGTTGTCAAGCAAGGTATGTGGTTCGTGGTTTCGACCTTTGCGATTATTGTCGTGATGCAACTAGATTATGACCGGCTTACGAAATGGGCTTATTACTTTTATGGACTAGGCCTATTTTTACTTGTGTTTGTGTTGCTTTTTGGGAAGGAAGTAAAAGGTGCGAAAAGCTGGATTGTTATTCCATTTTTAGGGAACATTCAGCCATCTGAGGTTGTAAAAGTTATCTTAATTGTCGTTTTAGCGAAAGTGATTTGGGATCATAACCGGACGTACAAAGTTCATAATTTGAAAATGGATGCTTGGTTACTAATAAAAATCGGCGTATTTACGTTAGTTCCGCTTATTCTTATTATGTTGCAACCCGATTTAGGGACGGCGCTAGTATTTATCGCAATTATGTCGGGAATGATTCTTATTTCTGGGATTACTTGGAAAATCATCGTGCCGCTGTTTGGCTCGATTGCGGCGATTGGGACGGCGCTGATTTGGATGGTTATTTATCATCAAAATTGGCTGACGAGTCTTGGTTTCAAACCGTATCAATTTGAGCGGATTACGACGTGGATTAACCCGGAAAATGACCCTCAAGGCGGGGGCTACCAAGTGCTGCGAGCGATGACGGCAATTGGTTCCGGACAGATTTCTGGAAACGGTGCGGGATATGACGCGATTGCAATTCCGGAAAATCATAATGACTTTATCTTTACCATTGTAGCCGGTGATTATGGCTTTATCGGCGCTAGTATTTTACTGGCAATTTATTTCTTGCTTATTTACCAAATTATTCGTGTCGCACTTGATGTCGCTGTACCATTTTATTCTTATATTTGTACGGGTGTTGTGATGATGCTGATGTTCCACGTACTGGAAAATGTCGGGATGAATATTGGTTTGCTTCCGATTACCGGTATTCCGCTTCCATTTATTAGTTACGGAGGTAGCGCCCTGCTCGGAAACATGATGGCAGTCGGGCTCGTGCTCGGGATAAGGTTTAACTTTAAGAAATCAATGTTTGAAGTAAAACAAGAAAATCAAGTATCATAA
- the rodA gene encoding rod shape-determining protein RodA: MARNRKKAVRVDYSIIFLMMLLCVIGLVAIYVAGLVNDQYTNNFLLQQSIWIVISTGVVVVIVLFFDYDKLQWAAYYLYGIGNLLLVLVLIVGDERKGSKSWISIGSLGSLQPSELMKSFLILALAKVIWDHNKKYKLHTVSLDMQLLLKIGIVSILPLGLVALQPDLGTILVFIAIIVGMVFISGVTWKILLPVFSSIAVIGGTLIYLVMYSPGVLQKIGFKPYQFKRITSWLRPEEDPLGDGMQLLRSMQAIGSGQLQGNGIGNQAIAIPENHNDFIFSIVGGNFGFIGGCVLIMLYFLLIYQIIRVALDINIPFYSYICTGVCSMILFHVLENIGMTIGLLPITGIPLLFVSYGGSSLLGAFMALGLVLSARYNAPEVNLEKGNRFM; the protein is encoded by the coding sequence ATGGCTAGAAATAGAAAAAAGGCAGTTCGAGTAGATTATTCGATTATATTTTTAATGATGTTGCTATGTGTTATTGGTCTTGTAGCGATTTATGTCGCTGGGCTTGTTAACGACCAGTATACAAATAATTTCTTATTGCAACAGTCTATTTGGATTGTTATTTCTACAGGTGTCGTTGTTGTTATTGTACTTTTTTTCGACTATGATAAACTGCAATGGGCGGCGTACTATCTTTATGGAATCGGTAACTTACTTCTTGTGCTTGTATTAATTGTTGGTGACGAGCGAAAAGGTTCCAAAAGTTGGATTAGTATCGGATCGCTAGGGAGCTTACAACCATCGGAATTAATGAAAAGTTTTTTAATTTTAGCACTTGCAAAAGTAATTTGGGACCATAACAAAAAATACAAATTACATACCGTAAGCTTAGATATGCAATTACTTTTAAAAATAGGTATTGTTTCTATTCTTCCACTGGGTCTTGTAGCACTTCAGCCGGACCTTGGAACAATTTTAGTTTTTATTGCGATTATTGTTGGTATGGTATTTATTAGTGGTGTGACATGGAAAATTTTATTACCAGTTTTTAGTTCGATTGCTGTTATTGGTGGAACTTTAATTTATTTAGTTATGTACAGCCCTGGAGTATTACAAAAAATCGGCTTCAAACCGTATCAATTTAAACGTATCACTTCTTGGTTAAGGCCGGAAGAGGATCCGCTTGGTGACGGGATGCAGTTGCTGCGTTCGATGCAGGCGATTGGTTCAGGCCAGTTACAAGGGAATGGTATCGGTAATCAGGCAATTGCGATTCCGGAAAACCATAATGATTTTATTTTCTCTATTGTTGGTGGGAATTTCGGTTTCATTGGTGGCTGTGTGCTTATTATGTTATACTTTTTACTGATTTACCAAATAATTCGAGTGGCTTTAGATATAAATATTCCTTTTTACTCGTATATTTGTACGGGTGTTTGCTCGATGATTTTATTTCACGTTTTAGAAAATATCGGGATGACGATTGGTCTTCTTCCAATTACCGGTATTCCACTACTTTTTGTCAGTTATGGGGGAAGCTCACTTCTTGGCGCGTTTATGGCACTTGGGCTCGTGTTATCGGCGAGATACAATGCTCCGGAAGTTAACTTAGAAAAAGGAAATCGTTTCATGTGA
- a CDS encoding ABC transporter ATP-binding protein, producing the protein MKPALELKNVSFARKRDFEMKNVSARIPEGKITTLIGPNGSGKSTMLRLMMHLLKPDSGEVLLDEKNIIEIPSKDLAKKMTMLSQAPEGLVDVMVHDLVAYGRLPHRSWLSTLQEEDEAVIQWAIKVCNLEELAYRPLHSLSGGERQRAWLAMALAQKTPILLLDEPTTYLDIAHQLELLDLLVHLNKEYNLTIVLVLHDLNQAAIYSDYVFVCENGQLVENGTPREVFTTELLRDVFHITADITEKDGKQHIHPLASTRFEY; encoded by the coding sequence ATGAAGCCAGCATTAGAACTAAAAAATGTATCTTTCGCGCGTAAAAGAGACTTTGAAATGAAAAATGTGAGTGCGCGCATTCCAGAAGGTAAAATCACCACACTTATCGGTCCAAATGGCTCAGGAAAATCAACCATGCTTCGTTTGATGATGCACCTTTTGAAACCAGATAGTGGAGAAGTTTTATTGGACGAAAAAAATATTATCGAGATTCCTTCCAAAGACTTAGCGAAGAAAATGACGATGCTATCACAGGCGCCAGAAGGTTTGGTCGATGTGATGGTACATGATTTGGTTGCTTACGGTCGATTGCCACACCGGAGTTGGCTTTCCACTTTACAAGAAGAGGATGAGGCTGTCATTCAGTGGGCCATTAAGGTATGTAATTTAGAGGAACTAGCTTATCGACCGCTGCATTCATTATCGGGCGGTGAACGTCAACGCGCTTGGCTAGCAATGGCGCTCGCGCAAAAAACACCGATTTTGCTACTAGATGAACCAACTACTTACTTGGATATTGCGCATCAACTGGAATTGCTAGACTTACTCGTGCATTTAAATAAAGAATATAATTTAACTATTGTGCTCGTTTTACATGATTTAAATCAAGCGGCGATTTATAGTGATTATGTCTTTGTGTGTGAAAATGGACAATTAGTTGAAAATGGTACGCCTAGAGAGGTTTTCACTACCGAACTGCTTCGCGATGTTTTCCATATTACGGCGGACATTACCGAAAAAGACGGCAAACAGCATATTCATCCGCTTGCTTCGACCCGGTTTGAATATTAA
- a CDS encoding FecCD family ABC transporter permease, protein MTTVKAHDPRRKRRRITFIVVIVLLILAFFYGLTTGSVKVTYSDAWQTLTGGGSDLANQLIWNLRLPRLLIAFLVGAALAIAGCLLQGVMRNPLADPGVIGVSAGGGFVAILMTLAFPALASFVPIGAFLGAFGTAILIYLLAWDRGVSPLRVILSGVAINAFIGAMTSGVMVLYSNRVQSVISWMTGTLSGKSWYHLDMIWPYMLVGFVLSGFAIRSSNVLLLGDDAAKLLGFSVERHRFFIIMLAAFLSGVAVSVAGLIGFVGLVVPHIFRLIIGNDYKYLLPLSALGGALLVGFADTAARSWFGSIELPVGILLAMIGAPFFLFLLQRGRVAS, encoded by the coding sequence ATGACAACTGTGAAGGCGCACGATCCGCGGCGAAAACGTAGACGGATAACTTTTATTGTAGTAATCGTTTTACTTATTTTAGCTTTTTTCTACGGGCTGACAACTGGGTCCGTGAAAGTTACATATAGTGACGCTTGGCAAACTTTAACTGGTGGTGGGAGCGACCTTGCAAATCAATTGATTTGGAATTTACGTTTGCCGCGGTTATTAATTGCGTTCTTGGTTGGCGCGGCGCTAGCGATTGCTGGTTGCTTACTACAGGGCGTGATGCGGAATCCATTAGCTGACCCGGGAGTGATTGGGGTTTCGGCGGGTGGTGGATTTGTCGCGATTTTGATGACATTAGCATTTCCGGCATTAGCTTCTTTTGTGCCGATTGGTGCATTTTTAGGTGCGTTTGGTACAGCCATTTTAATTTACTTACTTGCATGGGACCGCGGCGTTTCTCCGTTACGTGTCATTTTGTCCGGGGTTGCGATTAATGCCTTTATTGGGGCGATGACGTCTGGCGTAATGGTACTTTATAGCAACCGGGTCCAAAGTGTTATTTCGTGGATGACAGGGACGCTTTCTGGGAAAAGTTGGTATCATTTGGATATGATTTGGCCATATATGTTGGTCGGATTTGTTTTAAGTGGTTTTGCAATTCGTTCTTCCAATGTGTTACTCCTTGGGGATGATGCGGCGAAATTGCTTGGCTTTTCTGTAGAACGACACCGCTTTTTCATTATTATGTTAGCGGCGTTTCTAAGTGGGGTTGCGGTCAGCGTAGCCGGATTGATTGGTTTTGTTGGTCTGGTTGTGCCGCATATTTTCCGTTTAATTATCGGTAATGACTACAAGTATTTATTACCACTATCCGCACTTGGCGGGGCTTTATTAGTGGGTTTTGCTGACACAGCGGCGAGAAGCTGGTTTGGTTCGATTGAGCTGCCGGTTGGAATCCTGCTTGCGATGATTGGCGCACCATTCTTCTTATTCTTACTTCAAAGAGGGAGGGTTGCATCATGA
- a CDS encoding ABC transporter substrate-binding protein: MKKITILTLSITAALLLASCGNDTATDTNNETTKNETKAKAALSITDMAGRDVSFDKKPERIIALTNADMNIIYALGGTVVGRQTTDASGVPAGAKKATEVGNTHDLNLEKIAALGADAIVASSEQNLKDVPAMEGVGPKVVLTGANSIDEIKKQTAVLGELLGKETKAKELEASIDQKVAEVKQKQQGKKVRALLVLGAPGSNYAALPSSLSGNVLEIAGGENVAKDFKGVENFPQYASMNVEKIVAADPEVIFLMIHGGDEKETEAAFKKEMKQNEAWNSTSAVKNDHIVVLPAELFGTNPGMKIDQALDYMTDEINKVDN; encoded by the coding sequence ATGAAGAAAATTACTATATTGACGTTAAGTATAACAGCCGCACTACTCCTTGCTTCGTGTGGAAATGATACTGCAACGGATACAAATAATGAAACAACCAAAAACGAAACAAAAGCGAAAGCGGCTCTATCAATAACAGATATGGCTGGTCGTGATGTTTCTTTTGATAAAAAACCAGAACGAATTATCGCGCTAACGAATGCAGATATGAATATTATCTATGCGCTTGGTGGAACGGTAGTTGGTCGCCAAACGACGGACGCAAGCGGTGTTCCAGCCGGTGCGAAGAAAGCAACAGAAGTCGGTAATACCCATGATTTAAACTTAGAAAAAATTGCCGCTCTTGGTGCAGACGCGATTGTAGCAAGTTCCGAGCAAAATTTAAAAGATGTTCCCGCAATGGAAGGTGTCGGCCCGAAAGTGGTGCTGACTGGAGCGAATTCCATTGACGAAATTAAAAAACAAACAGCCGTACTTGGCGAACTTTTAGGTAAAGAAACGAAAGCGAAAGAGTTAGAAGCGAGTATTGATCAAAAGGTAGCAGAAGTGAAGCAGAAGCAACAAGGTAAAAAAGTACGCGCACTCCTTGTTCTAGGAGCTCCCGGAAGTAATTACGCGGCACTGCCATCCTCGTTAAGTGGAAATGTGTTAGAAATTGCTGGTGGAGAAAATGTCGCGAAAGATTTTAAAGGCGTGGAAAACTTTCCGCAATATGCATCGATGAATGTAGAAAAAATTGTTGCTGCTGACCCAGAAGTGATTTTCCTAATGATCCACGGTGGGGATGAAAAAGAAACAGAAGCAGCATTTAAGAAAGAAATGAAACAAAATGAAGCTTGGAACTCAACAAGCGCTGTTAAAAATGATCATATTGTCGTACTTCCGGCAGAACTTTTCGGAACGAATCCTGGTATGAAAATTGATCAAGCATTGGATTATATGACAGATGAAATAAATAAGGTGGATAACTAA
- a CDS encoding alpha/beta hydrolase, producing MAILELNFKSECLAMQTSVTVILPETETLYHGSISKYKTLYILHGLSNNHTTYVRNTNIERYATEKGLAVIMPAADHSFYSNMVHGRDFFEFVSTELPHVMKNWLPLSDKREDTFIAGHSMGGYGAFKVALTFPEKFQAAASMSGVMDINYIIKEDCFENFSTRAITGEMTSQTGTENDLFHLLETNLNNQTELPALFQNCGTEDFLYEDNIRFRDFALERNAPLEYREGPGDHDWEFWDKSIKEIIDWLPLS from the coding sequence TTGGCTATTTTAGAACTAAATTTTAAATCTGAATGTTTAGCTATGCAAACAAGTGTAACGGTGATTTTGCCCGAAACAGAAACACTTTACCATGGCTCCATTTCTAAATATAAAACATTATATATTCTGCATGGCTTATCTAATAACCACACAACTTATGTACGTAATACAAATATCGAACGCTACGCCACGGAAAAAGGACTCGCTGTCATCATGCCCGCCGCAGACCATAGTTTCTATTCTAACATGGTTCACGGTCGCGACTTTTTCGAGTTTGTTAGCACAGAACTTCCACACGTAATGAAAAACTGGCTGCCACTTTCCGACAAAAGAGAAGATACTTTCATTGCTGGGCATTCGATGGGCGGTTACGGTGCGTTCAAAGTTGCACTTACTTTCCCAGAAAAATTCCAAGCCGCAGCAAGTATGTCCGGCGTCATGGATATTAATTATATCATTAAAGAAGACTGCTTCGAAAATTTCAGCACACGTGCCATCACCGGCGAAATGACCAGCCAAACTGGTACGGAAAACGATCTCTTTCATTTATTAGAAACCAACCTAAACAACCAAACCGAATTACCAGCCCTTTTCCAAAATTGCGGCACAGAGGATTTCCTTTATGAGGATAATATTCGTTTCCGCGATTTTGCACTTGAGAGAAATGCCCCGTTAGAATATCGCGAAGGCCCCGGCGACCATGACTGGGAATTTTGGGATAAAAGCATCAAAGAAATCATTGACTGGCTACCACTTTCATAA
- a CDS encoding glutamate decarboxylase, translating to MLYSENDKRKHESYRIPLFGSEEESTSIPKYVLKKEPMEPRIAYQLVKDQLMDEGNARQNLATFCQTYMEKEAEILMSETLAKNAIDKSEYPQTAELENRCVNILADLWNAPKDMAYLGTSTVGSSEACMLGGLAMKFRWRNNAEKRGLDIQAKRPNLIISSGYQVCWEKFCVYWDVDMRVVPMDKEHLSIDVDKVFDFVDEYTIGIVGILGITYTGKFDDIALLDEKVEIYNEANEHQLVIHIDGASGAMFTPFVNPELPWDFRLKNVVSINTSGHKYGLVYPGVGWILWKDKEYLPKELIFEVSYLGGSMPTMAINFSRSASQIIGQYYNFLRYGFEGYREIHEKTKKTALYLTKTVEKSGYFEIINDGANLPIVCYKMKDGLDVEWTLYDLADQLLMKGWQVPAYPLPADLSDTIIQRFVCRADLGHNVAEEFAADFRDALHNLEHARVLYHDKGRNDSYGFTH from the coding sequence ATGCTTTATAGTGAAAACGACAAGCGAAAACATGAAAGTTATCGAATCCCGCTCTTTGGATCTGAGGAAGAAAGCACGAGTATCCCAAAATATGTATTAAAAAAAGAACCAATGGAACCGCGTATTGCTTACCAACTTGTGAAAGATCAGCTGATGGATGAAGGGAATGCACGGCAAAATTTAGCGACTTTTTGCCAGACTTATATGGAAAAAGAGGCAGAAATACTGATGTCAGAAACGCTCGCGAAAAATGCGATAGATAAATCCGAGTATCCGCAGACAGCTGAACTAGAAAATCGCTGTGTCAATATTTTGGCAGATTTATGGAATGCGCCAAAAGATATGGCTTATCTAGGAACTTCTACAGTTGGCTCGTCGGAAGCTTGCATGCTGGGCGGTTTGGCAATGAAGTTTCGCTGGCGTAATAATGCAGAAAAGCGCGGCCTAGATATTCAGGCAAAACGCCCTAACTTAATTATTTCATCAGGTTATCAAGTGTGCTGGGAAAAATTTTGTGTCTACTGGGATGTTGATATGCGCGTCGTACCAATGGATAAAGAGCATCTTAGCATCGATGTGGATAAAGTATTTGATTTCGTCGACGAGTACACAATTGGGATTGTCGGGATTTTAGGTATCACTTATACTGGCAAATTTGACGATATTGCTTTGTTAGATGAAAAAGTAGAAATTTATAATGAAGCAAATGAGCATCAGTTAGTCATTCATATTGACGGGGCGAGTGGCGCGATGTTTACACCATTTGTGAACCCAGAATTGCCTTGGGATTTCCGTTTGAAAAATGTTGTTTCGATTAATACTTCTGGTCATAAATATGGTTTAGTCTATCCAGGTGTTGGTTGGATTTTATGGAAAGATAAAGAATATTTGCCAAAAGAACTTATTTTCGAAGTAAGTTATTTAGGTGGTTCGATGCCGACGATGGCGATTAATTTTTCCCGTAGTGCGAGCCAAATTATCGGTCAATATTATAATTTCTTGCGTTATGGCTTTGAAGGTTACCGAGAAATTCACGAAAAAACAAAGAAAACGGCGCTTTACCTCACAAAAACAGTAGAAAAAAGCGGCTATTTTGAGATTATTAATGATGGCGCGAATTTGCCAATTGTGTGTTATAAAATGAAGGACGGACTTGATGTGGAGTGGACTTTGTACGATCTTGCTGACCAACTTTTGATGAAAGGCTGGCAAGTTCCGGCGTATCCACTACCGGCTGATTTAAGTGATACCATTATTCAACGTTTTGTTTGCCGGGCAGATTTGGGTCATAATGTGGCGGAAGAATTTGCTGCTGATTTCAGAGATGCACTTCATAATTTAGAGCATGCCAGAGTGCTTTATCATGACAAAGGACGCAATGATTCTTACGGATTTACGCATTAA
- a CDS encoding SdpI family protein: MLDLIFPLLLIILGIIYRVNPPKNKESRFSYRTKASLKNETTWQKAHHLLGNYWIIIGILLLVLSLVLAFIPMHAFVRSSVLLTTSIFAVLFSVILVEKKLQ; the protein is encoded by the coding sequence ATGCTTGATTTAATTTTTCCGCTTTTGCTCATTATTCTTGGTATTATCTACCGGGTCAATCCGCCCAAAAATAAAGAAAGCCGCTTTAGTTACCGAACGAAAGCTTCTTTAAAAAACGAAACTACTTGGCAAAAAGCGCATCACTTGCTTGGGAATTACTGGATAATTATCGGTATTTTGCTTCTAGTTTTATCACTCGTACTAGCTTTCATCCCAATGCACGCCTTTGTTCGCAGTTCTGTTTTATTAACGACAAGTATTTTCGCCGTGCTATTTTCCGTCATATTAGTCGAGAAAAAATTACAATAA